The following are encoded together in the Phragmites australis chromosome 19, lpPhrAust1.1, whole genome shotgun sequence genome:
- the LOC133900217 gene encoding uncharacterized mitochondrial protein AtMg00810-like, with product MSDCHSVSTSTDSRAKLSEMDSALVADPTKYRILARALQYLTHTRPDLAYAVQQVYLYMHDPRELHLALLKRILLYVKGSIGYGLHLGTSTLTTLMTYFDVD from the coding sequence ATGTCCGATTGTCACTCTGTTAGTACATCGACTGACTCTCGAGCTAAACTTTCTGAGATGGATAGCGCGCTCGTCGCCGATCCGACCAAATACAGGATCCTCGCAAGAGCCTTGCAGTACCTCACCCACACCCGTCCAGACTTGGCATATGCGGTCCAGCAGGTGTACCTCTACATGCACGATCCGCGTGAGCTGCATCTTGCACTCCTCAAGCGGATTCTGCTGTATGTCAAAGGCAGCATCGGCTATGGTCTTCACCTCGGCACTTCTACCCTGACGACCCTGATGACCTACTTCGACGTCGACTAG